The genomic segment ttttcttttcaaccaCCACAGGCTTGAGAAAGTCCTGCTACCCTTCTGCCCTGGCTCTTCCTGACCATCGTGGCCTTTGGAAAGCAGCTGACCCCGTGGCTGGCCAGGAGGCTGCAGCGAGCTTGGAGCTCCTCtgtgtttccttctgcagcagcgTAGGTAGCAGGATGTGCCTGGTTTTCCAGTCCTGTCATGGTGTAAGTGTGCAGGGAGCACTTTGTGGGCCTCACCTGTGGCTTCCCTCTGGGAAGGGCAACAgcacttcagatttttaaaggaaacagaaaggaaacaggtAAATGTGTAAGGCTGGCTTGAGCTAGGAAGGGTCCTCACAGGTCTGCAAAGCTGCTTAACAGTGGTAactctgctgccagcccccaaAATCCACTGCTGAACCAAAGCTGGCACTTTTATGTTGACTCTCAGCTGTGTTTCTGTCACCAAAGTGTCAGGATTTGCACTTGCTCTCACTGCAGTGTTGCAGAAGAGCCCTAACCCAGCTGCCTTTCATCTCATGGAAATGAAGCTGAGCCTCACTGTCTCTAgtgttcctgcagcagctgcagccagcccaggagcagccctggaTGTCAAAGCTTAGGACTTAAACCTTAAGTGAGCTCAGGCGagtggctgcagccctgtgcttgCTGTTCTGAAAGAACCACGGAGTGGGCTGTGCGTGGCTGTGCACTACCTCTGGTCCTGTGCTCCACCATgagctgcccagctctgcaggctgcctggccctcaggagctgctgctgcctgtgcattACAGGAAGGGGCTGTGGCTCTGCCTCCCCTATGAGAGCACCTGACAGAAGGGCTGTTTTCTAGATACTAAAAAGGACTGTCATGGCATAGCAGGGTCATGTAGCACAACGCGTACCATGTTACTGGGGGGGGGTATCATTACCTTGGCTAGTTGAGCAGAAGCAAAGAATGAAGTATCAAACACTAACACCTTGGGGAAGCAGctttgcttacaaaaaaaaaaagtgacattgtGCTGGAGGTAGAGAGGTGCAGGGTGAGTCCAAGAGGTCAGCTTGAGTGTAGGGTGTTACTTTTAGTGCAAGTGTCCCAGGTTCCTCCTTCATTTACACTTCAAAATGCTgacctccccttcctccctaaAGCAGAAAGGTCATTACGGAGGCTCTCACTACCTCCTCCTGTTCAGCTGGTTTTTGCCCTCAGTTCAAAGGGAAATCGGGGAAAAGCAGGGAGGGTTTTGTGCCAAAACCAATCTGATGGCAATCTTTGAATAAGAACCCCCACCTCAGgtaactttaaataaattacaaaggAGGCCTACTGGTATCTTAGTTTCCCTTTTTATTATTCCGTAGGGTTATTAACAAAAGAAAGTTACAGGTCTAGTCCCCTGGTAGTTAGGTTGCTTCCTTTCTTGCTTGTTCTGTCTTTGGGAACTTCCACGTATTAAATAACTTCacaattgtttttgtttctttctttacaatGGCAACTCTCTGAAAGGTAATTCCACAGTATAAATAACTTGGTATCTCTCAGAAGTAGGAACACTAGGTATGACAAACCTCATGTACACCCCCTTaagatgttttctctcttcagaaatactttaagcCCACTGCATGCTCTAATCAACTTTGCATTcaagaacaaaaccacaagaCAAAACTCCACCAGGAGGTAGATCAGGAGCAGCTTTGTCCAGTGCCTCTGAGGGTGGACTGCAGCTGTATGACCACCACCTCCTGCAGGGAGATGAGAAGCGAGCCAGGTGTCCACATGAAGTACTTGCCCAGGAGCCTGGGGCATGAGATAACCCTACACCAGTACTATACTGCTCACTGCAGTAACTTAAGTGTCTGCTACtcttaaaagaaacatttggaatTCCAATACTTGAGCTAACAATGCTTAGTACATGAATTAAGTGCTTAATTACCAGCCTTGTTCCAAAATATAGACATACTGTTGTTAGTAGTTAACAATAGGGCACTGTGTTCAAGTTTGTGAACTGGTTGAAGTGTATCACActgcaaaatacatgaaatCAGTTGTGAATTTAGCTTtttattaaagattaaaataaacatttatttgacACCCTAATATACAAAGTCACAATAAACTCAGATGTGCTAAAAGCAAAATGTGCATAAAGACACTCATTTCTAAAAGGCACCCTGCCACCGATATTTTAGATGTTCACCTAACTCCAACAGGTATCTAGTTCTCTCTTCCTTCACTGAAGGTGAGACTCCCGACCGCTACCACATGTAGATGCTAACCACGCCAACCCCTTTCAGGGATCTTTGCTATCACTAGAACACTTAAAACTGTGCATGCAGACTGAACTTCTCGTGGATTTACCCATCaagatttaaaatgcaaaagggctttttcttaagagaaaaaggCAGTGAGATTTGGGCCACTTATAAGGGCCAAAAGCATGAGACAGGGTTATCAGATAACTGGTGTGCATCCAAAGAGCTTTGCTACTGAAAAacagccccctcctcccctaGCCCATCCCCAAACTCTCATAAAAAACAACCCCCGAGTTacaaaacaccacacacacacgcaaCATACACACAGATGAAATGTTAATGTGTTTTGCTATTAGCCTGTCAGGGGGGTGACAGCGTCAGAGTGCCATTTATGCAGTCCCAGGACGCAGCAGTGCCAGACACGCAGGTCCAACAGCCACGGGGGCATGCAGCGCCCAGCCACTCTCCTCGCTAGGTAGGTCCGCGTCAACTTCTGGGCACGCCGCTCCATTACCAGGGTCTCCACATGGATTTGGGTAAGCTGGGCGATGGCGCGCTGTGCGTCCGGGAGGCATCCAGTCCATCGGTGGAGGTCTGGCCCAGCTCGGCCTCTGCCTCGTCTGAGTCGGAGCAGGTCTCTTCGCTGGGGGACGGCGAGGGCGCCGAGGCGGGGAGCACCAGGCCCGGGGAGCCCTCGGCCGCCGGACCCCTTGCCTCGCCGCCGGGCCAGGGGCAGAGAGAGGGCTCGGCCAAAACGTCCGCGATCAAGTCCTGGAAGCCGCCCTCGTTGAGGGGCATGGACTCCAGCAGGTGGTTGAGCAGCTCGGCCGCCGTGGTGGCGTCGATGCCGGGGCAGCTGGAGACGAAGGTGTGCACCTCGTGCATGCACTGGATGTAGCCGGCGGCGAAGCGCTCGCTGGCCTCGCGGTGCAGCCGCCCGCCCTCTGCGGCCCGGGGGAGACAGAGAGGGGCCGGCGTGAGGCGACgccagcgcccggccccgccgccgccccccccagTCCCGGCACTCACCGAGGGAGCGGCGCTCCAGCACGGCCTGCACCCGCCGCACCgtcagctccagcacctccgCGTTCTCCAGCTTCGCCTGCAACTGCCCCGGGGGCGCCGAGGCCGTCAGCGCGGCCGCGGCCCCgacccccgccgccccccgacccccgccgccccccggccccgccgcctcacCTCGGCGTcggccagcagcagccgcagctcCCGCAGGCTCTCGTTGATCCGCGCCCGGCGCTTCTTCTCCACCAGCGGCTTCCTCGTCTGCGGGAACACGGCGCCGTCAGCCGCccgcctccctccttcccccccctccgccctccccggcccctccgcTCACCCTCCTGtcgggccgggccccccccgcgCTGCCGCTGCCGTCGCCGTCGCCGCCGTCCCCCCGCGGCGGGCGGCCCCTGCCCGCGGGCGCCATGGCGGCCGGACCCCGCCTGCCCGCTGCGCTCCGCtccggcccccgccccgcgccgcgccgcccgcctTATACCCGCTCATTTGCATCTCAATGAGCCCATTGGCCGCGACGCGCGGACGGCCGCCCGAGCGTGGGGCGAACGGGCCAATAGGAACGGGCCGCTTTGTctgcggcggggcgggcggggcgcggggaACGGGGGGAGCGGGCGGGGGCGCGCCTGGGTGCCtcgggtggggggggggggcgcggaggCAGCGGGGGCGACTcgcttgtttatttatttacttttaattatttattattgttattatttatgattttattattattatcggGGACTTTTTTATTATCTGGGAGTTCTTCGTTATTTGGGCTTTTTTatcatttgggatttttttaattatttgtttttttttttaattatttgggatttttatttatttctttcggatttatttatttttttttaa from the Cygnus olor isolate bCygOlo1 chromosome 9, bCygOlo1.pri.v2, whole genome shotgun sequence genome contains:
- the HES6 gene encoding transcription cofactor HES-6 isoform X2, which produces MAPAGRGRPPRGDGGDGDGSGSAGGARPDRRTRKPLVEKKRRARINESLRELRLLLADAEAKLENAEVLELTVRRVQAVLERRSLEGGRLHREASERFAAGYIQCMHEVHTFVSSCPGIDATTAAELLNHLLESMPLNEGGFQDLIADVLAEPSLCPWPGGEARGPAAEGSPGLVLPASAPSPSPSEETCSDSDEAEAELGQTSTDGLDASRTHSAPSPSLPKSMWRPW
- the HES6 gene encoding transcription cofactor HES-6 isoform X1, with amino-acid sequence MAPAGRGRPPRGDGGDGDGSGSAGGARPDRRTRKPLVEKKRRARINESLRELRLLLADAELQAKLENAEVLELTVRRVQAVLERRSLEGGRLHREASERFAAGYIQCMHEVHTFVSSCPGIDATTAAELLNHLLESMPLNEGGFQDLIADVLAEPSLCPWPGGEARGPAAEGSPGLVLPASAPSPSPSEETCSDSDEAEAELGQTSTDGLDASRTHSAPSPSLPKSMWRPW